A single window of Nomascus leucogenys isolate Asia chromosome 18, Asia_NLE_v1, whole genome shotgun sequence DNA harbors:
- the KISS1R gene encoding kiSS-1 receptor, with product MHTVATSGPNASWGAPANASGCPGCGANVSDGPVPAPWAVDAWLVPLFFAALMLLGLVGNSLVIYVICRHKPMRTVTNFYIANLAATDVTFLLCCVPFTALLYPLPAWVLGDFMCKFVNYIQQVSVQATCATLTAMSVDRWYVTVYPLRALHRRTPRLALAVSLSIWVGSAAVSAPVLALHRLSPGPRVYCSEAFPSRALERAFALYNLLALYLLPLLATCACYGAMLRHLGRVAVRPAPADSALQGQVLAERAGAVRAKVSRLVAAVVLLFAACWGPIQLFLVLQALGPAGSWHPRSYAAYALKTWAHCMSYSNSALNPLLYAFLGSHFRQAFRRVCPCAPRRPRRPRRPGPSDPAAPHTELHRLGSHLAPTRAQKPGSSALCVLGEDAAPF from the exons ATGCACACTGTGGCCACGTCCGGGCCCAACGCGTCCTGGGGGGCGCCGGCCAACGCCTCGGGCTGCCCGGGCTGCGGCGCCAACGTGTCGGACGGCCCAGTCCCTGCGCCGTGGGCCGTGGACGCCTGGCTCGTGCCGCTCTTCTTTGCGGCGCTGATGCTGCTGGGCCTGGTGGGGAACTCGCTGGTCATCTACGTCATCTGCCGCCACAAGCCTATGCGGACCGTGACCAACTTCTACATCG CCAACCTGGCGGCCACGGACGTAACCTTCCTCCTGTGCTGCGTCCCCTTCACGGCCCTGCTGTACCCGCTGCCCGCCTGGGTGCTGGGCGACTTCATGTGCAAGTTCGTCAACTACATCCAGCAG GTCTCGGTGCAGGCCACGTGCGCCACTCTGACCGCTATGAGCGTGGACCGCTGGTACGTGACGGTGTACCCGTTGCGCGCCCTGCACCGCCGCACGCCCCGCCTCGCGCTGGCTGTCAGCCTCAGCATCTGGGTAG GCTCTGCGGCGGTGTCTGCGCCGGTGCTCGCCCTGCACCGCCTGTCACCGGGGCCGCGCGTCTACTGTAGTGAGGCCTTCCCCAGCCGCGCCCTGGAGCGCGCCTTCGCACTGTACAACCTGCTGGCGCTGTACCTGCTGCCGCTGCTCGCCACCTGCGCCTGCTATGGGGCCATGCTGCGCCACCTGGGCCGGGTCGCCGTGCGCCCCGCGCCCGCCGATAGCGCCCTGCAG GGGCAGGTGCTGGCTGAGCGCGCGGGCGCCGTGCGGGCCAAGGTCTCGCGGCTGGTGGCGGCCGTGGTCCTGCTCTTCGCCGCCTGCTGGGGCCCCATCCAGCTGTTCCTGGTGCTGCAGGCGCTGGGCCCCGCGGGCTCCTGGCACCCGCGCAGCTACGCCGCCTACGCGCTTaagacctgggctcactgcatgTCCTACAGCAACTCCGCGCTGAACCCGCTGCTCTACGCCTTCCTGGGCTCGCACTTCCGACAGGCCTTCCGCCGCGTCTGTCCCTGCGCGCcgcgccgcccccgccgcccccgccggCCCGGACCCTCGGACCCCGCAGCCCCGCACACGGAGCTGCACCGCCTGGGGTCCCACCTGGCCCCTACCAGGGCGCAGAAGCCAGGGAGCAGTGCGCTGTGCGTCCTGGGGGAGGACGCCGCCCCTTTCTGA
- the R3HDM4 gene encoding R3H domain-containing protein 4, whose protein sequence is MVALENPECGPEAVEGSPGGRRLLPLSGCLPALASSQVKRLSASRRKQHFINQAVRNSDLVPKAKGRKSLQRLENTQYLLTLLETDGGPPGLEDGDLAPHASPGIFAEACNNATYVEVWNDFMNRSGEEQERVLRYLEDEGRSKARRRGPGRGEDRRREDPAYTPRECFQRISRRLRAVLKRSRIPMETLETWEERLLRFFSVSPQAVYTAMLDNSFERLLLHAVCQYMDLISASADLEGKRQMKVSNRHLDFLPPGLLLSAYLEQHS, encoded by the exons ATGGTCGCGCTGGAGAACCCTGAGTGCGGCCCGGAGGCGGTGGAGGGCAGCCCGGGCGGGCGGCGGCTGCT GCCCCTTTCCGGCTGCCTGCCTGCCCTAGCCAGCTCCCAGGTGAAGAGACTCTCGGCCTCCAGGCGGAAACAGCACTTCATCAACCAGGCAGTGCGGAACTCAGACCTTGTGCCCAAGGCCAAGGGGCGGAAGAGCCTCCAGCGCCTGGAGAACA CCCAGTACCTCCTGACCCTGCTGGAGACAGATGGGGGCCCGCCTGGCCTGGAGGACGGAGACTTGGCACCCCATGCATCACCAGGCATCTTTGCCGAGGCCTGCAACAACGCCACCTACGTGGAG GTCTGGAACGATTTCATGAACCGCTCCGGGGAGGAGCAGGAGCGGGTTCTTCGCTACCTGGAAGATGAGGGCAGGAGCAAGGCGCGGAGGAGGGGCCCTGGCCGAGGGGAGGACCGAAGGAGAG AGGACCCCGCCTATACACCCCGCGAGTGCTTCCAGCGCATCAGCCGGCGTCTGCGAGCCGTCCTCAAGCGCAGCCGCATCCCCATG GAAACGCTGGAGACCTGGGAGGAGCGGCTGCTTCGGTTCTTCTCCGTGTCCCCCCAGGCCGTGTACACAGCCATGCTGGACAACAG CTTCGAGAGGCTCCTGCTGCACGCCGTCTGCCAGTACATGGACCTCATCTCGGCCA GTGCCGACCTGGAGGGGAAGCGGCAGATGAAGGTCAGTAATCGGCACCTGGATTTCCTGCCGCCGGGGCTGCTCCTGTCCGCCTACCTGGAGCAGCACAGCTGA